Proteins from a genomic interval of Providencia stuartii:
- the nqrE gene encoding NADH:ubiquinone reductase (Na(+)-transporting) subunit E codes for MEHYISLFVKAIFIENMALAFFLGMCTFLAVSKNVKTAFGLGIAVTVVLGISVPANNLVYNLVLRDGALVEGVDLSFLNFITFIGVIAALVQILEMILDRYFPSLYNALGIFLPLITVNCAIFGGVSFMAQRDYNFSESIVYGFGSGIGWMLAIVLLASIREKMKYSDVPAGLKGLGITFVTTGLMALGFMSFSGVQL; via the coding sequence ATGGAACATTATATTAGCCTGTTCGTAAAAGCGATATTTATTGAAAATATGGCGTTGGCATTCTTCCTCGGTATGTGTACGTTTTTGGCGGTATCGAAGAATGTTAAAACTGCATTCGGTTTAGGTATTGCAGTGACGGTTGTCTTGGGTATTTCAGTACCAGCAAACAACCTAGTGTATAACCTAGTTCTACGTGATGGGGCACTGGTTGAGGGAGTTGATTTATCTTTCCTTAACTTCATTACCTTTATCGGGGTTATTGCTGCACTCGTACAAATTCTGGAAATGATTCTAGATCGTTATTTCCCGTCACTTTATAACGCATTAGGTATCTTCCTGCCGTTGATTACCGTTAACTGTGCAATCTTTGGTGGCGTCTCTTTCATGGCTCAGCGTGATTATAACTTTAGCGAATCTATCGTATATGGATTTGGCTCAGGTATCGGCTGGATGTTAGCGATCGTGTTGTTAGCATCAATTCGTGAAAAGATGAAATATTCAGATGTTCCGGCGGGTCTGAAAGGCTTAGGTATTACCTTTGTCACCACCGGTTTGATGGCACTGGGCTTTATGTCCTTCTCCGGTGTGCAGCTATAA